DNA from Candidatus Cloacimonas acidaminovorans str. Evry:
ACAACAACAGGTGAAATGCTACAGAGATGAAATAGCCGTTGAAAAGTTTGGAAAATTGAAAACGGCGCACTATTTTTTCTCCAGAACGGTTGTGGCAACAAAGATTCTTTCATAGCCGGAATTACGGACAATATCCATTAAATTTATTAGTTTTTGCACCGGAACTTGTTTTTCAACAGCAATGCGCACAACTTGCTCAGGATTTTGGTACTTTTGCTGAAGGACTGTTTCCAGTTCTTTAATTTCTATGGGCTTATCCATAAAATACAGGCGTCCGTCATTATAATATGTAATTAACAGAGTTTGATAACTTTGCCTGACAGCAGTAGAAGAACCAGGAAGCTTAATCGGCAAGCCCGTTTGGCTTACGAAGTTTGAAGCAATCAGTAAAAACAGCAAGAGAAGGAAGATAACATCGGTCATTGAAATAAGCATTGTTGTAGAAATTCGCTGTTTGGAAACACGCAGTTTCATAGTTTACCTTGTTTTAACTTCTTATATTTAATGATATATTCCACTGCATTTTCTTGCATATCTTTCACGATATTTTCCAATTTTTGCACCAGATCGTTGTAAAAAATGATTGTCGCAATACCTACAATTAAACCCCCTACAGTAGTTAATAAAGCAACCCAGATTCCACCTGCCAGCATAGAAATATCAACTCCGCTTTGACTGGCTGCCTGAATTTTCATAAAAACATTCACCATCCCTATAACAGTGCCCAAAAATCCAATCAAAGGCGCAATTGCCGCAAAAGTGGAAAGCCAACCCAGCCCTTTTTCCAAACGATGCAATTCCAAATTTGCCGTGGCTTCCATACTCTGGTTAATTAAATCCAAATCGTCGCTTTCGTTGTTGAATAGTTTATCCAGCATCAGTCCCATAGGACATTCACTCTTATGCATATTTATAAGAGCGCGGATATTTTCCAGTTTATCCTGCGATTTAAGAGACAGCTGAAGTTTATTGTTAGATAGGCGTACTTTTCTGAATTGACGGTATTTTTCAATTATGATGCCGATGCTGATTACGGAAATAACCGTAAGCACATACATCAGGAATCCACCTTTCACGATTAAATCTAAGATAGACATTTAACCTCGCGTATTATTTTTTCTCTTATAACCTTAACTGCTGTAGCATCCATAAGGATACTACAGCAGTTTTTAATAGTCAGGGTCTTTTCAAGTATGAATTATCCATTCTGTTTTTGGAAATTTTTCATAAATTCAGCCAAATCGTAAGCAGCATTAAGAGGAAGCGCATTATAACAGGAAGCTCGGCATCCACCTACATCACGATGACCTTTCAGACCAATCATTCCATTCTTTTTAGCTTCGCTAATAAAAAGATTTTCCAGTTCTTCGCTGGGAAGGCGGAAAGTGATATTCATCAAAGAACGGTCTTCCGGCACAACAGTTCCTCTATAGAAACCATTGGAGGCATCAATAACATCGTAAATGTATTTTGCCTTAGCTTTGTTATTTTCTTCAATTTTGGCAAGTCCACCATAGTTCTCAATCCATTTTAAAACTAAACCAATCATATAGATAGTGAAACAGGGAGGGGTATTATACAAACTGCCGTTTTTAGAATGTAACTGATAGTCCAGCATTGATGGCAGATTTGTAGCTCCTGTAGCCAAAAAGTCCTTCTTCACCAAAATAACAGCACAGCCGGCAGGACCAATATTTTTCTGTGCTCCGGCATAAATAAAGCTGTATTTGTTGATATCAATTGGTTTGCTCATAAAATTGGAGCTCATATCTGCAATCAAAGGAACATCTTTCGGAACATCAGGGTCTATTTTCCATTCAGTGCCATAAATCGTATTGTTTGTAGTAATGTGAAGATAGGCAGGATTATCGGAAAGCTGATAGGTTTTGGGAATGTAACTGAAACTTTTATCTTCCGAA
Protein-coding regions in this window:
- a CDS encoding ExbD/TolR family protein; translation: MKLRVSKQRISTTMLISMTDVIFLLLLFLLIASNFVSQTGLPIKLPGSSTAVRQSYQTLLITYYNDGRLYFMDKPIEIKELETVLQQKYQNPEQVVRIAVEKQVPVQKLINLMDIVRNSGYERIFVATTVLEKK
- a CDS encoding MotA/TolQ/ExbB proton channel family protein, which produces MSILDLIVKGGFLMYVLTVISVISIGIIIEKYRQFRKVRLSNNKLQLSLKSQDKLENIRALINMHKSECPMGLMLDKLFNNESDDLDLINQSMEATANLELHRLEKGLGWLSTFAAIAPLIGFLGTVIGMVNVFMKIQAASQSGVDISMLAGGIWVALLTTVGGLIVGIATIIFYNDLVQKLENIVKDMQENAVEYIIKYKKLKQGKL
- the serC gene encoding 3-phosphoserine/phosphohydroxythreonine transaminase → MERVHNFNAGPAVLPEEVLREAQADLVNYKGMGLSVMEMSHRSKEYEAIINEARDAAKRIYGLGDDWDVLFLHGGASLQFVMIPMNFLPEGKIANFIHTGVWSKKAMAEVKKLGKPVHIAASSEDKSFSYIPKTYQLSDNPAYLHITTNNTIYGTEWKIDPDVPKDVPLIADMSSNFMSKPIDINKYSFIYAGAQKNIGPAGCAVILVKKDFLATGATNLPSMLDYQLHSKNGSLYNTPPCFTIYMIGLVLKWIENYGGLAKIEENNKAKAKYIYDVIDASNGFYRGTVVPEDRSLMNITFRLPSEELENLFISEAKKNGMIGLKGHRDVGGCRASCYNALPLNAAYDLAEFMKNFQKQNG